A genomic region of Zea mays cultivar B73 chromosome 6, Zm-B73-REFERENCE-NAM-5.0, whole genome shotgun sequence contains the following coding sequences:
- the LOC100276972 gene encoding uncharacterized protein LOC100276972 has protein sequence MALLRALRRALPALSSPAAVLPRRAPHPLPPPPAPRRFLDPIGLRSFSAAAATASQAPPMGATLFGGLMDTRFPKRRPGFANRRKRASLRPKGPYYWVKCKPDEPIPVSQPNQGSVRGRKEKKRIKQRKDFIMAEKKKRRAQYSAAVKRKEAERTERKMAAVARERAWAARLIELKQIEEDVKAVMA, from the exons ATGGCGCTACTCCGAGCGCTCCGGCGAGCCCTTCCGGCGCTCTCCTCGCCGGCGGCGGTTCTCCCCCGTCGCGCCCCGCACCCACTACCTCCTCCGCCCGCTCCTCGTCGGTTCCTGGACCCGATCGGGCTCCGCTCcttctccgccgccgccgccaccgcgtCGCAGGCGCCGCCCATGGGGGCCACCCTGTTCGGCGGGCTCATGGACACCCGGTTCCCGAAGCGCCGGCCGGGCTTCGCCAACCGCCGGAAGAGGGCTAGCTTGCGCCCCAAAG GTCCGTACTACTGGGTGAAGTGCAAGCCTGACGAGCCCATACCAGTTAGTCAGCCGAACCAAGGGAGCGTACGagggaggaaggagaagaagcggATCAAGCAGCGCAAGGACTTTATCATG GCTGAGAAGAAGAAGCGCAGAGCTCAGTATTCTGCTGCTGTTAAGAGAAAGGAGGCAGAACGAACAGAAAGGAAGATGGCTGCTGTGGCAAGAGAGCGGGCATGGGCAGCAAGGTTGATAGAGCTAAAACAGATTGAGGAAGACGTTAAAGCTGTAATGGCATAA